The following DNA comes from Qingshengfaniella alkalisoli.
ACTCCGCCTGCTTCTTGAGTGCCGTGAATTCTTCGTAGGAGTCCCGAAGCCGGGCCTTTTCTATCGTGAGAGAGAACAGCCCGATGAAATGCGAGATGGTCTCGGTCGTGCGATCAACAATCATTCACCTTTACCCTCTCAATGTATCCGGGGCCGCGCGGAACGGCCCCGGAAATTGTCAATCTGTCGCAACGTCTTAGAGTTCGTCTTCGCCGACATAGGTCGAAGACATCGCTCCGCCGACCATGGTCATGTCCACGGTGTTGCCCAGGACATTCGCACCCATCACGATGGATTGGTTGAATGCCGAGGTATCCACGACAGCCGCAGCCGAGGCGTAGGACTCGCCGGTGACGTAGCCGTCATCGCCGTTGCCCGAACCCCAAGAGCCAGCATTGCCACCAGCGCCACCGGCACCGGAGTAGGCATCGCCCGCGTTGCCACCCGTGGCACTGCCACCGGTTCCTGCGCCACCTTCCGCCATGCCGCCTGCGTCGCCAGAGGTGCCGCCCATGGCGTCGGCATATCCGCCAGCGCCACCAGCGCCGGAATAGGCCGTGCCATTGGCTTCACCCATGCCGGTCGCCTCGGCATCGTCGTCGGTGCTTGCCGCGCCGCCATAGCCGGCAATGGCCTCGGCCATCGTCTCGGCGGTTCCATTGGTGTCCGATTGAGCGAACACATCGGCGTAGCCGCCTCCGCCGCTTGCGGCGTCAGCAGTGCCGGTTCCGTCAGCCGCCGAACTGGTGTTGTTCGTCGAGCTGGCGCTTCCGCCCATGCCACCGGTGCCGGTTGTCGCGACATCAGCCCAGCCGGACCCATCCGCAGTGCCGGATGAATCGCCGGAATCGCCGCCGGTGCCGGACGTCGCCGCATCTGCCGCCGAGGACCCGTCTGCCGTGCCATAGGTATCACCTGCGTTTCCGCCGGTGCCCATGTTCGACGTATCGGTGTCGGCAGACCCGTCGGCCATTCCGTCCGTTGCGCCGGAAGCGCCACCGGTCCCGGTATTGGCTGCGTCAATCGTGCCGGATCCGTCCGCCATGCTGTCGGCTGCACCACCAGCACCACCGGTGCCCGTGTTTTCGGCCATTGACGTGCCAGAGCCATCCGCCGTGCCGTCCAGAGCGCCAGTGCTGCCGCCGGTTCCGTTCGCCGCAGCATCAGCTGCGCTGGAACCGTCGGTCGTGCTGGAATTGCTGCCGCCCGTTCCGCCGGTGCCATTGGCGGAACTCGTAGAAGAGTTCGTACCGTCGGCTGTGCCGTTGACAGGGCCACCGGCGCCACCAGTGCCGTCAGCCGCCGCGTCCGCTGCGCCCGATCCGTCCGCTGAACCATTGGCTGCGCCGCCGGTGCCACCGGTGCTGGAATTTGCGTTATCCGCGTCGCCAGCAGTGCCACCAGTGTTGGTGAAGTTGTTCGCCCCGGCACCCAGCCCGTTTGTCTGGGTCGTGGTGCCGCTTTCTGCGGGCGAACTTCCAGCGGTCGCATCGCCACCTGCGCTACCGCCGTCACCTGCCATAGAGTCGTTGTCGGTGTTGGCATCGCCATGTGCTCCCGCCAGGGCGAGATCAAAGCTGTCACCTCCATCAGCGTCGCCGTCAACGTCGGAGTCGCTTTCGGCATCCGCGTCAGACTCGCTGTCGGCGTCACCGCCATCGGCATCGTTATCGGTGTCGGCATCACCTTCGGACCCGGCCAGGGCCACGTCGAGCGTATCGCCCCCGTCGGCATCGC
Coding sequences within:
- a CDS encoding beta strand repeat-containing protein, with the protein product MAINRNNNVAVGDPRAMSDAVAIGEANIENLDADVDIGDIEIKEADLTAQQQQQQQDQDVNVDTQQGQGQDQGQGQDQGQGQDQGQGQDQGQGQDQDQNQSADNDNTVSNGNDINIDFGGGEWIPRDDDIVDLDLNDDAEINDVLTAGGDIDSDPGDDIKAGNNLTYDPGDDVKAGGDLDYDPGNDLHVGENISAPDSLNGAGNDMMSINNQSNWLDDTDHLDSPTVSNNADFTQNGDANGGEAFASEGIDADADGGHSGDGGKSIGGDAEGADGIGGGAFAHGGESGDSIADAAGGGAGDSGDVDGDVDSDVKVEAETDSYADGGGGGDADVAADADSAVEGDADADGEGGDSGDAESLGAGLGLSGALGGIADSEADGGDSDNEVDSDVDGDADVDADTGSGGDVDGDADAESDGDADVEPYGGDAGDVEGYAAADVETDADVDSESGSGGDTDADIDADADGDADADSDTDAGGVIGGALSGAEGNADQDSDADGGDTLDVALAGSEGDADTDNDADGGDADSESDADAESDSDVDGDADGGDSFDLALAGAHGDANTDNDSMAGDGGSAGGDATAGSSPAESGTTTQTNGLGAGANNFTNTGGTAGDADNANSSTGGTGGAANGSADGSGAADAAADGTGGAGGPVNGTADGTNSSTSSANGTGGTGGSNSSTTDGSSAADAAANGTGGSTGALDGTADGSGTSMAENTGTGGAGGAADSMADGSGTIDAANTGTGGASGATDGMADGSADTDTSNMGTGGNAGDTYGTADGSSAADAATSGTGGDSGDSSGTADGSGWADVATTGTGGMGGSASSTNNTSSAADGTGTADAASGGGGYADVFAQSDTNGTAETMAEAIAGYGGAASTDDDAEATGMGEANGTAYSGAGGAGGYADAMGGTSGDAGGMAEGGAGTGGSATGGNAGDAYSGAGGAGGNAGSWGSGNGDDGYVTGESYASAAAVVDTSAFNQSIVMGANVLGNTVDMTMVGGAMSSTYVGEDEL